A genomic segment from Plasmodium coatneyi strain Hackeri chromosome 1, complete sequence encodes:
- a CDS encoding GTPase activating protein for Arf has product MKKDMITEILAYEQDDRGYVLDGLKDKTFKAILSKNENKICFDCGNKNPKWLSLTYAIFICLNCSGKHRQLGTHISFVRSTGMDKFTAKQLVRMCLGGNLKASEFLKVNNHSSMIDYSSHACLKYKMYLDGQLEEALLTHGSEEKYRNDGADPHGGNASQMNSVTSGRPLIDLVNDDARKIEGPNELPRGEANETGGAFPSRGQVSGHVSSHISGHVSRGSPSRNLTPTHLIEEKMMYNNCNKNFKAKKIDINFDDTIFEHSGKGNPRDGRSAHPGVSNEAFSMHGGGGTAGYGGVQGFGKNENEVGGYDRRYPAGVDLFYQGDHAMTGNNSMGSSSININGNSHLNPTSDSKLNKFKDCKSIRSDQYFYDERHQNDDDVIRNVHITNSISSDQYFNRNVNNRKGGWNLDEQTIQNLQGLKVTAREGLSNIVAAGNEVFLKAKEWFNN; this is encoded by the coding sequence caaaaatgagaataaaATATGCTTCGACTGCGGTAATAAAAATCCCAAATGGCTGTCTTTGACGTATGCCATATTTATTTGcctgaactgttcaggtaaaCATAGACAATTGGGGACGCACATATCGTTTGTGCGATCAACAGGAATGGATAAATTTACAGCAAAGCAGTTGGTTAGGATGTGTCTGGGTGGAAATTTAAAGGCAagtgaatttttaaaagtgaaCAATCACAGTAGCATGATTGATTATTCATCTCATGCGTGtttgaaatataaaatgtattTGGACGGTCAGTTGGAGGAAGCATTGTTAACGCATGgcagtgaagaaaaataccGCAATGACGGGGCGGATCCGCATGGCGGCAATGCCAGCCAGATGAATAGCGTAACCAGCGGGAGACCTCTAATCGATTTGGTTAACGACGACGCGAGGAAGATAGAGGGTCCGAATGAGCTTCCTAGGGGAGAAGCGAACGAGACTGGCGGTGCCTTTCCCAGTCGTGGTCAGGTCAGTGGTCATGTCAGCAGCCACATCAGCGGCCATGTCAGCCGTGGTAGCCCCAGCAGAAACCTCACACCAACACACCTGatcgaagaaaaaatgatgtaCAACAACTGCAACAAAAATTTCAAGgccaaaaaaatagacataAACTTTGATGACACGATATTTGAGCACAGCGGGAAGGGAAATCCAAGGGACGGGAGGAGTGCCCACCCCGGTGTTAGCAACGAGGCGTTTAGCATGCATGGAGGAGGTGGCACTGCTGGTTATGGCGGTGTGCAGGGTTTCGGCAAGAATGAGAACGAAGTGGGAGGATATGACAGGAGGTATCCCGCCGGAGTGGATTTATTTTACCAAGGCGATCACGCCATGACAGGAAATAACTCCATGGGAAGTAGCAGCATTAATATTAACGGCAACAGCCATCTTAATCCAACAAGTGACTCCAAGttaaacaaatttaaagACTGCAAGAGCATACGTTCGGATCAGTACTTCTATGATGAGAGGCACCAAAATGATGACGACGTGATAcggaatgtacatataacgAATAGCATTTCGTCTGACCAATATTTTAATAGAAATGTTAATAACAGGAAGGGGGGGTGGAATTTGGATGAACAGACGATTCAGAATTTGCAGGGCCTCAAGGTGACTGCACGGGAGGGCCTATCCAATATCGTTGCGGCTGGGAATGAAGTATTTCTGAAGGCCAAGGAGTGGTTCAACAATTAG
- a CDS encoding Peptidyl-prolyl cis-trans isomerase has product MKGSGDDPIGGSPDRDDQKGESPNREEDQPERPSNKRSKGKQVDQLIIEEADENTIIPYYLSNLLTNASNPVVFMDINLGNHFLGKFKFELFQNIVPKTSENFRQFCTGEYKSDKRVHDSGGDFVNYNGSGSLSIYGENFEDENFDIKHDKEGLLSMANSGPNTNGCQFFITTKKCEWLDGKNVVFGRIIDSDSLILLKKIENVSVTPYIYKPKIPINIVECGEL; this is encoded by the exons ATGAAAGGCAGCGGAGATGACCCGATTGGGGGGAGCCCAGATAGGGATgaccaaaaaggggaaagccCCAACCGGGAGGAGGACCAACCCGAGCGACCGTCAAACAAACGCAGCAAAGGGAAGCAAGTCGACCAATTAATCATCGAAGAAGCAGACGAAAATACAATCATCCCGTATTACCTATCCAACCTACTAACTAACGCATCCAACCCAGTGGTATTTATGGACATAAATCTGGGCAACCATTTTTTGGGCAAATTTAAATTCGAGCTGTTCCAAAACATTGTCCCAAAAACAAGCGAAAATTTTAGACAGTTCTGCACAGGAGAATATAAA AGTGATAAAAGAGTTCATGATTCAGGGGGGGATTTTGTGAACTACAATGGAAGTGGCAGCTTAAGTATTtatggggaaaattttgaagaCGAGAATTTTGACATAAAACATGATAAGGAGGGATTACTCAGCATGGCTAATAGTGGGCCCAATACAAATGGGTGTCAGTTTTTTATTACCACGAAGAAATGTGAATGGCTTGACGGGAAGAATGTCGTTTTTGGAAGAATCATAGATAGCGattctttaattttgctcaaaaaaattgaaaacgTTTCCGTCACGCCGTATATTTATAAGCCAAAAATTCCCATTAATATTGTTGAATGCGGGGAATTGTAA